From Theileria annulata chromosome 1, complete sequence, *** SEQUENCING IN PROGRESS ***, one genomic window encodes:
- a CDS encoding uncharacterized protein (1 probable transmembrane helix predicted for TA20685 by TMHMM2.0 at aa 51-73) has protein sequence MKMILKSAYRNLPSLFRNSNFVLLQQAKYHAKSKYEGKGFRKLLGPFWPMTTPAFLQSYAIITGFFLLLYYPLDSCFFNVRKLKAEMDAKVRG, from the exons atgaaaatgattttaaaatcagCTTACAGAAATTTACCAAGCTTGTTCAGAAATAGTAATTTTGTACTATTACAACAAGCAAAATACCACGCAAAGAGTAAATATGAAGGGAAAggatttagaaaattacTCGGACCATTTTGGCCAATGACA ACACCTGCATTCCTACAGTCATATGCAATTATCACAGGCTTCTTTTTACTATTGTACTATCCCCTGGATTCGTGTTTTTTTAATGTAAGGAAACTG AAGGCTGAAATGGACGCGAAGGTTAGGGGTTGA
- a CDS encoding uncharacterized protein (Contains a putative signal peptide;~1 probable transmembrane helix predicted for TA20690 by TMHMM2.0 at aa 12-31): MFSYLFSNPLKFITYLFFIFFINLNVRIFTHLRLLPFVSSLSFRAHRIPHLIGQESLKSHILLEPLTSQNFLEPNIIYNAFDSNNDKLSNGIYKWNLRSNTLAFIRSKCENESNPAYRYRIYSDILMPGEDDHKMLKDLYLNRETIFDDSLGKKCNLYRYFNITKDNIKEHLDSTMEEFFENRRKKSEKSVYVIDGNAFNGEYDCDLPLPRSMTSYKIPELGTDPIVPMGSQETNIEPKFDNEVLNSIYQMIKPKNNINEINNNDEDGKNSKIVNEEEDLAELYDEVGDNDYEIFDDHKLYTREFFQDLKIRSDEETKRDRELLHRVMIQPTVFPSYIDPENPVHRTGRRREIQRKRDSGRLQRLRWKMDVDHKDDIVRGEWDKGDDITKEFNDSIEWEQLMPKHQDNNYFKRNYYEGGFGDEDRTVDSFFDVQFIGSTDAYPFAVSAGMQFTWPIYWVPWLCKKNPKMRGQPIRSQVFNLGGVEPLQLWFYPEGSANSLDGYCSLKLVSPPGWNLPYRIYMYIFSEYNRVVLGPMYRESSEYVTHSINTCKLISKNKEIVKNAENYKDYVILGPSGNVYVGVGVVDEPVRKREKGGKKFEFKYDWDEGDYDFNQWLKKQTSDPDDPFTMKTIEKDRTHSIWYESHKYRHVPDRHISRYWKTRYKEDVLWNPPDFS; encoded by the exons atgtTTTCTTACCTCTTTTCAAACCCTTTAAAATTCATTACCTAccttttctttattttctttataaatttaaatgttagaatctttacacatttgagACTATTACCCTTTGTTTCTAGTTTAAGTTTTAGGGCTCATAGGATTCCACATCTAATCGGTCAAGAATCCTTAAAATCACACATTCTTCTAGAGCCTTTAACTTCGCAAAACTTTCTGGAACCaaacataatttataacGCATTTGattcaaataatgataaattatcaaatggaatatataaatggaATCTGAGATCAA acaCACTGGCCTTTATAAGGAGTAAATGCGAAAATGAGTCTAATCCAGCGTACAGGTATAGAATTTATAGTGACATTTTAATGCCCGGAGAAGATGACCATAAAATGCTTAAGGATTTGTATTTGAATAGAGAAACGATATTTGATGACTCTCTGGGCAAGAAATGTAATTTGTATAGATACTTTAATATAACCAAAGATAACATTAAGGAGCATTTGGATTCAACAATGGAGGAGTTCTTTGAAAACAGAAGGAAGAAAAGTGAGAAGTCTGTGTACGTAATTGATGGAAACGCATTTAATGGCGAATATGACTGTGATTTACCCTTACCCAGATCAATGACAAGTTATAAAATACCTGAACTTGGCACTGATCCCATAGTACCAATGGGTAGTCAAGAAACTAATATTGAACctaaatttgataatgaagttttaaattccatatatcaaatgattaaacccaaaaataatattaatgaaataaataataatgatgaagatggaaaaaattcaaaaataGTGAATGAGGAGGAAGATTTGGCTGAGTTATATGATGAAGTTGGTGATAACGATTATGAAATTTTCGATGATCATAAACTTTATACTAGGGAGTTTTTTCAggatttaaaaattagatCGGATGAGGAAACTAAAAGAGATAGAGAACTTTTACATAGAGTAATGATCCAGCCGACGGTGTTTCCGAGTTATATTGACCCAGAAAATCCAGTACATAGAACAGGAAGGAGAAGAGAAATACAAAGAAAAAGAGATTCag GAAGACTACAAAGATTACGCTGGAAGATGGATGTTGATCACAAAGATGATATTGTCAGAGGTGAATGGGATAAAGGAGACGATATAACAAAG GAATTTAATGACTCTATTGAATGGGAACAATTAATGCCTAAGCATCAAGATAACAATTATTTCAAAAG aaattattatgagGGTGGATTTGGAGATGAGGATAGGACTGTGGATAGTTTTTTTGATGTCCAGTTCATAGGCTCAACTGACGCATATCCATTTGCAGTTTCTGCAGGAATGCAATTTACATGGCCAATTTACTG GGTCCCATGGCTTTGTAAGAAGAACCCTAAGATGAGAGGACAACCAATTAGATCACAAGTTTTCAATTTGGGTGGAGTAGAACCTTTACAA TTATGGTTTTATCCTGAAGGAAGTGCAAATTCACTTGATGGATACTGCTCACTGAAATTAGTATCACCACCGGGATGGAATCTACCATATCGGATCTACATGTACATTTTTAGCGAATATAATCGAGTGGTTTTGGGACCAATGTATAGAGAATCTTCTGAATACGTTACACATTCAATTAATACATGCAA ATTAATATCAAAGAATAAAGAAATCGTGAAGAATGctgaaaattataaagatTATGTAATTCTAGGACCGTCTGGAAATGTTTATGTGGGAGTTGGAGTTGTTGACGAACCAGTTAGAAAACGGGAAAAGGGAGGAAAgaaatttgaatttaaatatgaCTGGGATGAAGGAGACTATGACTTCAACCAATGGCTAAAGAAACAAACGTCAGATCCTGATGATCCATTCACAATGAAAACTATAGAAAAGGA tCGGACACATTCAATTTGGTACGAATCGCACAAATACAGACATGTACCGGATCGCCATATATCAAGATACTGGAAAACTAGATACAAAGAAGATGTTTTATGGAATCCACCAGATTTCAGCTAA
- a CDS encoding glycyl-tRNA synthetase: protein MFYLFSAPSKKSLFGLSHFDSILRGKVFNTRTKKLFTNTKPLSYSSAFLLNKPQTSYLHYSTLKSSTLTSNLNTDYTPNQSYKLQQTDTIERSGYTEETDPTKQSHTLNNCDFGVECNKNMDLVKENLAESNFKREFKSLKMSTEKLRDQLVLNKVDCENLLRRRFFYTNSFEIYGGSAGLFDFGPPGCALKSELERLWREHFVVFDEMLEVSCTCITPHPVLKSSGHVDRFTDLMVKNLSNGDCYRADKYLEDLISNIIQNKSQSNLNNSNDVGITNKNLKTKLNSKLEKMTLEELMRLRERVGTYNQDEMERFYMENEVRSPEGDEFSKPFPFNLMFSTSIGPKTEDKLSSLAYLRPETAQGIFVNFNRLLEFNGGKIPFAAAQIGLGFRNEISPRNGLLRVREFPMAEIEYFVNPKFKTHEKFPEFKNTVLPLLTRDQQTNDNFEPIHISMSEAVSSGIVGNEALAYFLARTFLFLKRVGINEAGLRFRQHMANEMAHYASDCWDAEILTSYGWVEVVGHADRMAYDLMCHSKSTNSQLVAHHRYDNPIQVEKVLVKCNKPEIGKAFKSDQKILLNHLNNLTLQQSKELHERLENNTDGCVVSVDGKEFLLKKSMVSFEYVNVNVCDETFVPCVIEPSFGLGRLIFSILEHSYRVRPVDVNVPEERKYVALNKSIAPTKCSVLPLSSKEVFEPLITRVQAHLRRLGISHKVDKTGASIGKRYARTDEIGIPFCVTLDFQSVNDDTVTLRERDTMQQVRIKLDDLGELINNLLKDDITWEQATKHLPIFTQQLL, encoded by the coding sequence atgttttatttattctcAGCTCCATCTAAGAAGTCTTTATTCGGCTTATCGCACTTTGATTCTATTCTAAGAGGGAAGGTTTTCAACACTAGAACCAAAAAATTGTTTACAAATACTAAGCCTCTTTCATATTCTTCAGcttttttgttaaataaaCCACAAACTAgttatttacattatagTACTTTAAAGAGTTCTACACTCACATCTAATCTTAATACCGATTATACTCCAAATCAATCTTACAAATTACAACAAACTGATACAATTGAGAGAAGTGGATACACAGAAGAAACTGATCCTACTAAACAATCACatacattaaataattgtgATTTCGGAGTGGaatgtaataaaaatatggATTTAgtaaaagaaaatttagctgaatcaaatttcaaaagggaatttaaaagtttaaaaatgaGTACTGAAAAGTTAAGAGATCAATTAGTACTCAATAAAGTCGACTGTGAGAATCTATTGAGGCGACGATTCTTTTACACGAATTCATTTGAGATCTACGGTGGGTCTGCGGGTCTATTTGACTTTGGTCCGCCGGGATGTGCACTCAAATCTGAACTTGAGCGCCTTTGGCGTGAACATTTTGTCGTTTTTGATGAAATGCTCGAGGTTTCTTGCACATGTATTACACCTCACCCTGTACTCAAATCCTCTGGACATGTGGATAGATTCACCGATTTAATGGTCAAAAATCTATCAAACGGTGATTGTTATAGAGCTGATAAATATCTTGAAGATCTCATATCCAATATTATTCAGAATAAGTCACAATCAAATCTTAATAACAGTAACGATGTtggtataactaataagAATCTGAAAACAAAATTGAATAGTAAATTGGAAAAAATGACTTTGGAAGAATTAATGAGATTAAGGGAAAGAGTTGGTACATATAATCAAGATGAGATGGAACGTTTTTATATGGAAAATGAGGTGAGGTCACCTGAAGGTGATGAGTTTTCAAAGCCGTTCCCGTTCAATTTAATGTTTTCAACTTCAATTGGCCCTAAGACTGAAGATAAACTAAGTTCATTAGCTTACTTGAGGCCAGAAACTGCCCAAGGGATTTTTGTCAATTTTAACCGTCTTTTAGAGTTTAACGGAGGTAAAATACCATTTGCAGCCGCTCAAATAGGGTTAGGGTTTAGGAATGAAATTAGTCCGAGAAATGGACTTTTAAGAGTTCGAGAGTTCCCAATGGCTGAGattgaatattttgtaaacCCAAAGTTCAAAACTCATGAAAAGTTCCCAGAATTCAAGAATACCGTATTACCACTTTTAACCCGTGATCAACAAAcaaatgataattttgaacCCATACATATATCAATGTCAGAAGCTGTAAGTAGTGGTATAGTAGGTAATGAAGCTCTGGCCTATTTTTTGGCCCGCACATTTCTATTTCTGAAACGTGTTGGGATTAATGAGGCTGGTTTAAGATTCAGACAACATATGGCAAATGAAATGGCACATTATGCTTCAGACTGCTGGGATGCTGAAATTCTAACTTCCTATGGCTGGGTTGAAGTTGTAGGACATGCCGATAGAATGGCCTATGATCTCATGTGTCATTCTAAATCAACAAATTCACAACTTGTAGCCCATCATCGCTATGATAATCCAATCCAAGTAGAAAAGGTACTTgtaaaatgtaataaacCTGAAATTGGTAAAGCTTTTAAATCTGATCAAAAAATACTATTAAACCATCTAAACAATTTAACATTACAACAATCTAAAGAGTTACATGAACGGTTAGAGAATAACACAGACGGTTGTGTGGTTAGTGTGGATGGGAAGGAATTTCTATTGAAAAAGTCAATGGTTAGTTTCGAATATGTTAATGTGAATGTATGCGATGAAACATTTGTTCCATGTGTAATTGAGCCATCATTTGGTCTTGGGAGATTAATTTTCTCAATTTTAGAACATTCTTATAGAGTCAGGCCGGTGGATGTGAATGTGCCTGAGGAACGGAAATATGTAGCATTAAACAAATCTATTGCTCCAACAAAGTGTTCAGTACTACCATTATCTTCTAAAGAAGTATTTGAACCATTGATTACAAGGGTTCAGGCTCATTTAAGAAGATTGGGGATCTCACATAAAGTAGATAAGACAGGTGCCTCGATAGGTAAGAGGTATGCTAGAACTGATGAAATTGGTATACCATTTTGTGTGACTTTGGATTTTCAATCAGTAAATGATGATACGGTGACATTAAGAGAGCGTGACACAATGCAGCAAGTTAGAATTAAGCTTGATGACCTGGGtgaattaataaacaatttacTAAAAGATGATATAACCTGGGAACAAGCAACTAAACATTTACCAATTTTTACACAACAACTTCTTTAA
- a CDS encoding thioredoxin-like protein, putative (Signal peptide predicted for TA20675 by SignalP 2.0 HMM (Signal peptide probability 0.874, signal anchor probability 0.001) with cleavage site probability 0.846 between residues 19 and 20): MIYINSFFCLITLINVVHCRKNAENSEDSKIAKDSKINPINIEYFEYEFPINHHVIPFSYTFENLEEKNSVKSEESQNDTEDSSTENINNMNFGHTENPYTSYSFIRSHNISKSCPLDDNLFSNRISKFSRFGSGREQGYPDLNQEVIRSHYKSDKLRIHSVDVDQDKRHLEQFQITALPSLLLFVRGSLFKKLVGLVDVKTLIKEIDSSLDSL; this comes from the exons atgatttatataaactcttttttttgtttaataacattaataaatgtagTTCATTGTAGAAAAAATGCTGAAAACTCAGAAGATTCCAAAATCGCCAAGGATTCCAAAATCAACCCTATCAATATAGAATACTTCGAATATGAATTCCCAATAAACCACCATGTAATTCCATTCTCATACACTTTTGAGAATCTAGAGGAAAAAAATTCAGTAAAATCAGAAGAATCACAAAATGACACGGAA gatTCCAGTACTGAGAACATAAATAACATGAATTTTGGCCATACAGAGAATCCATACACCTCCTACTCCTTCATTAGAAGCCACAACATTTCCAAATCATGCCCACTGGATGATAATTTGTTCAGTAATAGGATAAGCAAATTCTCAAGATTTGGATCAGGAAGAGAACAAGGTTACCCAGATTTAAACCAg gaGGTGATCAGATCACACTATAAAAGTGATAAACTGAGAATACACTCTGTAGACGTGGACCAGGATAAAAGACATTTGGAACAGTTCCAAATCACAGCACTACCGTCTCTTTTGTTATTTGTTAGAGGAAGTTTATTCAAGAAATTAGTAGGGCTCGTTGATgttaaaacattaattaaGGAAATCGACAGTTCATTAGACTCACTATAA
- a CDS encoding histone acetyltransferase gcn5-related, putative: MKTKLNQQNSASNESPSSPGPSTPKSTSDIKGVSKPLSSVNSELNLKNESITLYVREIVNLYVLDCKKRPDPFQPTLEPKGSSKNSDTLSYLVLSGQDVSGIFRRSFEAVPESRRKDLLEIRSILTTSGPEDLESLVNTICAIISYQQLLTPTARQKFANEHLQPWLKSQDGEAFAGKDYEKVYSSWKNYLRKHMPTGVKLCDYFSTDFLRPVLVLNADRIRLELEKTAFKYHPDLFISLLCKQCGFSDELAGTIGTMSSAKGYQIQSLLPSETGLGFLHRDAGGAKEEDLGIITFECITNDREPGHMIKLITVKNIFSRQLPKMPREYIVRLVFDRNHYTFCLLKKGEVIGGICFRPYFEQRFAEIAFLAVKSTEQIKGYGTRIMNHLKEHVKKSNIEYFLTYADNFAIGYFKKQGFSLKITMPRERWFGYIKDYDGGTLMECYISPNINYLRLSDMLSQQKAIVVKCIEAIKPLKVYSGLNVFGKNTGVTINPSDIPGLLEAGWTPTQTSSLNPVGVSSSEPDGQKKSLKASILELLNTLNKQQSVWPFRKPVKQSEAPDYYEIITQPTDISTMKRKAKLGEYKTKEQFGEELKRMFDNCRLYNTSHTIYYKYANELQAFIWPQYENIQE, encoded by the coding sequence ATGAAAACTAAGCTAAACCAACAAAATTCGGCCAGCAATGAGTCCCCTTCCTCACCAGGGCCCTCGACGCCAAAATCAACCTCAGATATCAAAGGCGTGTCAAAACCTTTATCAAGTGTAAATTCggaattaaatttgaaaaatgaGTCAATCACTCTATACGTGCGggaaattgtaaatttgtATGTTTTGGACTGTAAAAAGAGACCGGACCCATTTCAGCCAACTTTGGAGCCCAAAGGCTCATCTAAAAATTCAGACACCCTTTCATATTTAGTTTTAAGCGGACAAGATGTTTCAGGAATATTTAGGCGCTCATTTGAAGCAGTTCCAGAATCAAGAAGGAAAGATTTACTTGAAATTCGAAGTATCCTGACCACCTCAGGCCCAGAAGATTTAGAATCTCTAGTAAACACGATATGTGCGATAATTAGTTATCAGCAGCTTTTGACACCAACTGCAAGGCAAAAATTCGCAAACGAACATTTGCAACCATGGCTTAAATCGCAAGATGGAGAAGCATTTGCAGGAAAAGATTACGAAAAGGTGTACTCAAGCTGGAAAAATTATCTAAGAAAACATATGCCAACAGGTGTTAAGTTGTGTGATTACTTTTCAACTGATTTTTTGAGACCAGTTTTGGTGCTAAACGCGGATCGCATAAGACTTGAACTTGAAAAAACCGCCTTCAAATACCATCCAGACCTGTTCATCTCACTCCTTTGTAAGCAGTGTGGATTTAGTGATGAACTTGCTGGTACAATTGGCACCATGAGCAGTGCTAAAGGTTATCAGATACAGTCACTTTTGCCCTCTGAAACTGGATTAGGGTTTTTACATAGAGACGCAGGAGGTGCTAAAGAAGAAGATTTAGGCATAATAACTTTCGAATGTATTACTAATGATAGGGAACCTGGACATATGATCAAACTTATAACTGTCAAGAACATTTTCTCCAGACAGTTACCCAAAATGCCAAGAGAATACATTGTGAGACTGGTTTTCGACCGAAACCATTATACTTTCTGCTTATTGAAGAAGGGCGAAGTGATTGGAGGGATTTGTTTCAGACCTTATTTCGAGCAAAGGTTTGCAGAAATCGCATTTTTAGCAGTAAAGTCAACTGAACAAATTAAGGGTTATGGTACCAGGATAATGAATCATCTTAAGGAACATGTCAAGAAGAGTAATATTGAGTACTTTTTAACATATGCAGACAATTTTGCAATTGGTTACTTCAAGAAACAGGGATTTTCACTCAAAATCACAATGCCTCGTGAAAGATGGTTTGGATATATTAAAGACTATGATGGGGGTACTCTTATGGAATGTTACATATCTCCAAACATTAATTACTTACGACTCAGTGATATGCTTAGTCAGCAGAAGGCAATTGTAGTAAAATGTATTGAAGCTATTAAACCTCTAAAGGTGTACAGTGGTTTAAATGTGTTTGGTAAAAACACCGGTGTAACTATAAACCCTTCAGATATACCAGGGTTACTAGAAGCTGGTTGGACACCGACTCAGACTAGTTCTCTAAATCCTGTGGGTGTCTCAAGTTCTGAGCCTGACGGTCAGAAGAAATCCCTAAAGGCATCGATTCTCGAGTTATTAAACACTTTAAATAAGCAACAGAGTGTTTGGCCTTTTAGAAAACCTGTAAAACAATCAGAAGCCCCAGATTACTATGAGATTATAACTCAGCCGACTGACATTTCAACAATGAAGCGCAAGGCGAAATTGGGTGAATACAAGACGAAAGAGCAGTTTGGTGAGGAGCTTAAGCGGATGTTTGACAATTGCAGGCTTTATAATACATCTCATACAATTTACTATAAATATGCGAATGAGCTTCAAGCATTTATATGGCCAcaatatgaaaatatacaagaataa
- a CDS encoding uncharacterized protein (Conserved C-terminus), translating to MPKETLVVSKSEELAFEYFLSFNKFSSGSSSFLGQVTKASFFSSLASSGSKSSLNSLNNEFDHLSLYEIKNSSLETEKYKTILVVCDNTDEFYGEKGLSNLTLFHNSLLPNGKFVIAIPPNSSHEQEIKKEMMYSGLIDVVSSVYYFTTFITGVRPNWKSKTDKKSPSMIDAAPIDGYISKAPDYESCSTKPRACANCTCGRAEREKLNSTDLTSDVDAPTSSCGNCYLGDAFRCESCPYKGLPAFKPGEKVILD from the exons ATGCCGAAGGAAACTTTGGTGGTTTCTAAAAGTGAAGAATTAGcttttgaatattttttaagttttaacaaattttctAGTGGATCATCTTCATTTCTAGGTCAAGTAACAAAGGCAAGTTTTTTCTCTTCTCTGGCCTCTTCGGGTTCAAAATCGTCCCtaaatagtttaaataatgagTTTGATCATCTTAGTCTTTATGAGATCAAAAATTCAAGTCTAGAAACTGAAAAGTATAAAACCATTTTAGTAGTCTGTGATAATACAGATGAATTTTATGGTGAAAAAGGTTTATCCAATTTAACTCTTTTTCATAATTCACTTTTACCAAATGGTAAATTCGTTATTGCTATTCCTCCAAATTCATCACAT GAACAAGAAATAAAGAAAGAAATGATGTATAGTGGATTAATAGATGTAGTATCATCggtatattattttactacATTTATAACAGGTGTGAGACCGAATTGGAAGTCAAAAACTGATAAAAAATCCCCCAGTATGATTGATGCTGCTCCTATTGATGGTTACATTTCAAAGGCTCCAGATTATGAATCATGTTCCACAAAGCCTAGAGCATGTGCAAATTGTACTTGTGGAAGAGCTGAGAGGGAGAAGCTAAATTCTACGGACCTAACTTCGGATGTGGATGCACCAACTTCATCTTGTGGTAACTGTTATCTTGGTGATGCTTTCAGATGTGAATCATGTCCATACAAGGGTTTACCAGCTTTTAAACCAGGCGAAAAAGTTATACttgattaa
- a CDS encoding integral membrane protein, rhomboid family (3 probable transmembrane helices predicted for TA20680 by TMHMM2.0 at aa 394-416, 423-445 and 460-478), translating to MSYVRITNFSSFRNLKQNLTHYGDIFHKLYPQINPKYTNYYTKPPLNTLNYFKTRIVSNGFQQNKENPNYKKHKRNFRYLAFISTASCALYKNKDDNKPSDNLDTNEEDSNKETNEREPLLLSVEQKDSDSTNFDPFEDEDVVYFSKDYTYESPSKDNKYYVHIEKFRYPNPKGTKIPKSFEPDIESFFVNPFPGYFKRVKDQIDTIFDSFFDNSSANFPNLSSFNPNRNVNSNGNGVHMDPFWVVLSNTSPTTFSKAFMIVCGVVFGLWKLSENTVNTKFSDFMNKHFLTSYEAFKSKRYHTLLTSAISHSSLMHFGFNCMLFHQLMKTFNNHMALYSTQHVNNSLQTFVRSIFSSNSSINVGNVVKKQGRITTNDIFNVMFLSSLTSSLGHVYLYKTPVLGASGAISGLVYLLASTFPNSFFRTVFPLPGLNLSILQIGQLFVATNIYFLMNGRSPNIAWAAHLIGMGTGALYCLFQQYVNKRPGFYNPISLSFKTAKSQWLRTFQGIN from the exons ATGTCGTATGTTAGAATAACAAACTTCAGCTcatttagaaatttaaaacagAATCTTACTCATTATGGTGACATATTCCATAAACTTTACCCTCAAATCAACCCTAAATacacaaattattatacaaaacCACCTTTAAATACACtaaactattttaaaacGAGAATTGTGTCGAATGGATTTCAACAGAATAAAGAGAACCCgaattataaaaaacataaaaGGAATTTTAGATATTTAGCGTTCATTAGCACAGCAAGCTGTGCTTTATATAAGAATAAAGATGATAATAAACCATCAGATAATTTAGATACTAATGAAGAAGATTCTAATAAAGAAACTAATGAAAGAGAaccattattattatctgTAGAACAAAAGGATTCAGATTCTACAAATTTCGACCCTtttgaagatgaagatgtGGTATACTTTTCGAAAGATTATACCTACGAGTCACCGTCaaaagataataaatattatgtacACATTGAGAAGTTTAGATATCCAAATCCCAAAGGAACTAAAATCCCAAAGTCTTTTGAACCAGATATTGAGTCGTTCTTTGTGAACCCATTTCCCGGCTATTTCAAAAGAGTAAAGGATCAAATCGACACTATATTCGACAGTTTTTTTGATAATTCAAGTGCAAACTTTCCGAATTTATCATCATTTAATCCGAATAGGAATGTTAATAGTAATGGAAATGGAGTACATATGGACCCATTTTGGGTAGTGTTGAGTAACACATCACCAACTACTTTTAGTAAAGCATTTATGATAGTTTGTGGAGTAGTTTTTGGGCTTTGGAAATTATCAGAAAATACAGTCAATACTAAATTTTCAGATTTCATGAACAAACACTTTTTAACATCATATGAAGCATTTAAGTCTAAAAGATATCATACATTATTAACTTCAG CTATAAGTCATTCATCTCTGATGCATTTTGGATTCAATTGTATGTTATTTCATCAACTGATGAAGACTTTCAATAATCATATGGCACTTTATAGTACACAGCATGTAAACAACAGTTTACAAACATTTGTAAGAAGTATATTCTCATCAAATTCTTCAATCAATG ttgGAAATGTAGTGAAGAAGCAAGGTAGAATAACAACAAATGACATTTTCAATGTAATGTTTTTATCATCGTTGACATCAAGTTTGGGTCATgtgtatttatataaaactCCAGTTCTAGGAGCATCGGGAGCTATTTCAGGACTCGTGTACCTCTTGGCATCCACGTTTCCAAACAGCTTTTTCAGGACTGTATTTCCACTTCCAGGCCTCAATTTAAGCATTTTACAAATCGGCCAATTATTTGTGGCTACCAATATATACTTCCTAATGAATGGAAGAAGCCCAAACATCGCATGGGCCGCACATCTCATCGGAATGGGTACGGGAGCACTTTACTGTTTATTCCAGCaatatgtaaataaaaGGCCTGGCTTCTATAACCCAATCTCACTTTCATTTAAAACAGCTAAAAGCCAGTGGCTGAGAACATTCCAAGGTatcaactaa